ATTACCCAAGCGATGCGTGAGGCTGGCCTGTCTGACGAGGATATCGCGGCGTTGTGGAGCGGAAATTTATTGCGTGTTTTGCGACTTGTGGAAGCATCCCGCGCATTATCGCACGAGATGCCTTAATCTTTTGGTTGTAGAAAGTTTAAAAAAATGAAAACTTAGCAGTTGGTTAAAATAATACTGGCGCCGCTTTAGTATTAGAGCCATGAACAATAAAAAGGAGAAAAACGTGGATAGAAGAATTTTTTTTACAACACTCTTAGCAGGCACTTTTTATAATCTACTTACTACAGCGCGGGCAGCTGCTTCTAAAGATTTAGCGGATCTGGATATGATTGATACCGCCGCCGAGATTTCATCTGGTCGGGTTTCAATGTTTGAGGTCACTAAAGCGGCGATGGATAGAATTGATGCGCTCAATCCTCATATCAATGCTTTGGTTACTAAAACCTATGATTATGGTGTCCGGCAAATAGCTCAGAACCCGACAGGCCCTCTTGCTGGTGTGCCCTACATGCTCAAGGATCTAAATTCACTCGCAGGTGTGCGGACAACACGTGGATCAAGGCTTTTCAGTAGTTACACATCATCGCGCCAAACCCCTTATACTGAAAATATTCTGTCTACGGGTGTGATTATCCTCGGCAAAACCAATACACCCGAATTTGGCTTGATGCCCACAACGGAACCTATCGCCAATGGGGCGACACGGAATCCCTATAATCTTGATTACTCATGTGGCGGATCTTCTGGTGGTGCGGCTGCTGCTGTTGCTTCTCGTATGGTTGCTGCAACACAAGCGAGTGATGGCGGTGGTTCTATAAGGTTTCCAGCGGCGGCATGCAATTTATTTGGTTTAAAACCGTCACGGGGTCGGTTTGGTGATCAGGGTAATGATGACCGTGTGGTTAACTTGTCAGTTAAGCATGCCATTAGTCGTACAGTGCGTGATAGCGCTTTTATGCTGGCACTTACCGAAAACGGGCCTGGGGCAACATTACCTCCTGTAGGTTATATTGAAGGCCCAACCAACAAGAAAAGAAAATTTGCGCTCTCCTTAAATGCGGGCAATGTCTCACCTGATTACGACACTCGACGCGCAGTGCAAAAAATAGGACGCCGATTGGAAGGGCTTGGGCATGAAGTTGAGGAGGTGGACACCACACTGCATGATGACCCGTTATTTCAGGACCTTTTTGCAGGTCTTTGGGCGCAAGGCGCAAATAGACTTCTTGACGTTGCTGAACGGGTTACGGGTGTACCTGCCGCGCAAAGCGGTCTGTTAGAGTTTTCGACATTGAAGATGATAGAATTTTATGTCGATAAACCCATCATATCGGATGCGCGTATTAAAGAAATTCTCGGTGATCTAGAAAACCAGATGCAAACCTTTTATCAGTCTTATGACGGATGGATTTCACCCATTTCACCTATACCGTCACCTCGCCTTGGGTATTTTACTGAAGGCCTGGAAGAGAGCCTTGAGAAGGGGGTAGAGGAGAAGGCGATTATGCAAATGCTGTTTGATCGACTGGCTGAATTCACAGCCTATACGCCGATAAATAACGCACTTGGACGTCCTGCTATGTCGGTGCCAGGTGGGTTTAACAGATCTGGTATCCCTATCGGAGTGCAGATTGCCGCCAATACCGGACAAGAAGCTTTGCTTCTTGATATCGCCTACCAGTTGGAAAGTGATATGCCTTGGATAGCAGCCAAACCGCCAATATCTGCTTAAAACAATCCAGTCAGGGTGTTGCGTGATGATTGATTTAGATAATTTTACCCCTCTAACTGCTTTGGCGGGTGGTGGCTTGATTGGTTTGGCAGCAGCTATTTTATATACCTTTAATGGACGTGTGCTGGGTGCTAGCGGTATTACGGCGTCTGCTTTGGAAGGGGTTATCCATTCGAAGGCGCGCGACGGCTTATCTTGGCGCTTGGCATTTCTCGTTGGTGTTATAATCGGTCCTTTAATTTACATTTTGATGACCGGTGCCTTACCGCAAAATGATTATATCGCACAAGACGGCAGGTTAATTATTGCAGGTCTGATTGTTGGCCTTGGCACGGGCTATGGCTCAGGATGCACATCAGGTCATGGTATTTGCGGTTTGGCACGCTTTAGTAAGCGCTCGCTCGCCGCTGTGCTGACCTTTATGGCGACTGGTTTCATCACAACTTTTTTTATTAATCATTTGGTAGGTCTGTGATGCAACTTCTTGTTGGTCTGGTAAGTGGTCTTATTTTTGGTCTAGGATTATCCGTTTCGGGGATGTTAAATCCCGTCAAGGTTTCGGCTTTTTTAGATATTGCAGGAGCTTGGGACCCGTCACTGGCGTTGGTTATGGGGGGTGGACTAGCAGTGAACCTCTTGGCCATGTGGTTACTAAAAAAACGGACAAAGCCTTATTTTGCTGACGAATTTTCGTTGCCACAATCTGTTGCCATTGATCGTCCTTTGCTGATTGGCGCGGCTTTGTTTGGTATCGGTTGGGCCTTGGGGGGCCTGTGCCCTGGACCAGCCATCGCCGGTCTCGCTTATTTGTCAGGCGATTCACTTATGTTTTTCATCCCCATGCTGGCTGGCTTATATCTCGCCAGATTTATTGCCTCTAAAAGTTAATCTTCCGTTTGGATTCTTTTATTTTGACTTGCATATCGTATCTAAATTACATAAAAAAAATGTACAATAAGCTAAATTAAACCTGCAGTATTTGATATGACTTCAAACCCTGAAATACATGCCTTTTTTGACACGACAACCAACACAATTAGTTACATCGTGCATGATCCTGAAAGTCTCCATTGTGCCATTATCGACAGTGTCATGGATATTGATTATGCGGCTGGACAAATTTCTTACACGCATGCAGATCATCTAATTCGTTTTATAACCCAAAAAGGTTGGCAACTTGACTGGCTGATTGAAACCCATGTTCATGCCGATCATTTATCTGCTGCACCCTATATACAATCTCAGCTCGGCGGCAAGCTTGGTATTGGTGAGGGAATTAAAACTGTTCAATCCGTATTTGGAAAAATTTTTAATGAAGGCACGGATTTTAAGCGTGATGGGAGTCAGTTTGATTGTTTGTTCAAAGACGGTGACACCTATAAAATCGGTTCATTAGAGGTCACTGCTATTCATACACCCGGTCACACGCCAGCATGTATGACGCATCTTATTGGGGATGCGGCTTTTGTTGGCGACACCTTGTTTATGCCTGATGGTGGCACGGCGCGGGCGGATTTCCCTGGAGGAGATGCGCGCGCGCTTTATCGATCTATTCATCGCATTCTCTCACTACCTGATGAGACGCGATTATTTATGTGTCACGATTATGGCCCTAATGGTCGCGATTTTATTTGGCAAACAACGGTTCAAGAGCAACGCCGGATTAATATTCATGTCCGGGATGGCATAACCGAAGACGAATTTGTTGACCTGCGGCAAAAGCGGGATGCCGGGCTTGATATGCCCGATCTGCTCATACCATCCATACAGGTAAATATGCGTGCCGGTCATTTTCCTGAGGCCGAAGCAAATGGAAGCATTTATTTGAAAGTGCCGATCTCAGGTATCAAAAATTAATAATGTTTTATTTAGGGGGGATGGAGCAAAGGATTGCGTAACATCATGCCAATATTAGGCTGGGGTAAAACCTATAGTCTGCCGCATTTCTACCAGGATATGTCGGCTGCCGTGATTGTGACCATCATGCTGATACCGCAATCCTTGGCCTATGCTTTACTGGCTGGGCTGCCGCCAGAAATAGGTCTCTATGCATCCATGATGCCGCTTGTAGCATATATGATATTCGGCACAAGCAATACGTTGGCTGTTGGCCCTGTCGCCGTCATATCGCTCATGACAGCTTCTGCGATTGGTAAGCTGACACTTACAGGTGAGGTTGATTATCTATCTGCGGCGGTGATGCTTGCTCTACTCTCCGGCATCATGCTTCTTCTTCTCGGCATTTTTCGACTAGGCTTTCTTGCCAATTTTCTCAGTCATCCGGTGATTTCAGGTTTTATTATTGCCGCCGGCTTGTTGATTGCTACCAGCCAATTTGGTCATATTTTGGGTATCGCGGCATCTGGTCAGACGCTTCCTATTCTTTTGATGTCATTGTTCGGTGGCATAAATGACGTCAACAGCGTGGCGTTAATTATTGGTATCACATCCCTGATATTTCTGGTTTATGTCAGAATTGGCCTGAAGCCATTACTGGAGGCGTGTGGTTTATCTTCTGGACTTGCTGCTAATATCAGCCGTGCGGGGCCTTTATTGGCTGTTTTTATGTCCATCTCGGCTGTGCAGTTTTTTTCTCTGGGGGATAAAGTGGCGGTTGTGGGGTCGATCCCCCAAGGCCTGCCATCGTTCGCTCTGCCAGACTTATCGTTAGATATGATTGAGGCATTGTGGTTACCCGCATTTTTCATCAGCATTATCGGTTTTGTCGAATCTGTTTCAGTAGGGCAAACACTCGCCGCACGCAAAAATGAACGCATTGACAGTAATCAGGAATTAATCGGGTTGGGCGCAGCAAATATCGCTGCTTCAGTCTCCGGCGGGTATCCTGTGACCGGAGGATTTGCGCGGTCGGTGGTCAATTTTGATGCTGGGGCGGCAACCCCTGCAGCAGGTGGGTTCACGGCTGTCGGCATTGGTATCGCGACATTGGCTTTTACCCCTTATTTGTATTTCTTGCCTAAGGCGGTTCTGGCCGCAACCATTATTATAGCGGTATTATCTTTGATTGACTTATCAGTTCTTAAAAACAGCTGGTTTTATTCAAAGTCAGATTTTTTTGCCATTTTTGGCACAATTATTGTCACGCTTTTTATGGGCGTCGAGTTCGGGGTGATTTTTGGTGTCACGGCTTCGATTGCTCTTTATCTTT
This sequence is a window from Candidatus Micropelagos thuwalensis. Protein-coding genes within it:
- a CDS encoding amidase family protein codes for the protein MDRRIFFTTLLAGTFYNLLTTARAAASKDLADLDMIDTAAEISSGRVSMFEVTKAAMDRIDALNPHINALVTKTYDYGVRQIAQNPTGPLAGVPYMLKDLNSLAGVRTTRGSRLFSSYTSSRQTPYTENILSTGVIILGKTNTPEFGLMPTTEPIANGATRNPYNLDYSCGGSSGGAAAAVASRMVAATQASDGGGSIRFPAAACNLFGLKPSRGRFGDQGNDDRVVNLSVKHAISRTVRDSAFMLALTENGPGATLPPVGYIEGPTNKKRKFALSLNAGNVSPDYDTRRAVQKIGRRLEGLGHEVEEVDTTLHDDPLFQDLFAGLWAQGANRLLDVAERVTGVPAAQSGLLEFSTLKMIEFYVDKPIISDARIKEILGDLENQMQTFYQSYDGWISPISPIPSPRLGYFTEGLEESLEKGVEEKAIMQMLFDRLAEFTAYTPINNALGRPAMSVPGGFNRSGIPIGVQIAANTGQEALLLDIAYQLESDMPWIAAKPPISA
- a CDS encoding SulP family inorganic anion transporter, with the translated sequence MPILGWGKTYSLPHFYQDMSAAVIVTIMLIPQSLAYALLAGLPPEIGLYASMMPLVAYMIFGTSNTLAVGPVAVISLMTASAIGKLTLTGEVDYLSAAVMLALLSGIMLLLLGIFRLGFLANFLSHPVISGFIIAAGLLIATSQFGHILGIAASGQTLPILLMSLFGGINDVNSVALIIGITSLIFLVYVRIGLKPLLEACGLSSGLAANISRAGPLLAVFMSISAVQFFSLGDKVAVVGSIPQGLPSFALPDLSLDMIEALWLPAFFISIIGFVESVSVGQTLAARKNERIDSNQELIGLGAANIAASVSGGYPVTGGFARSVVNFDAGAATPAAGGFTAVGIGIATLAFTPYLYFLPKAVLAATIIIAVLSLIDLSVLKNSWFYSKSDFFAIFGTIIVTLFMGVEFGVIFGVTASIALYLYQTSQPHIAEIGLVPETQHFRNILRHNVITSPLILSLRVDENLYFANAELIDKMIKERLEKSPDIRHVVLNCTSISLIDASALEVLENLNKFLMSRSIGLHFSELKGPVEDRLLKAKFLEHLSGQVFLHHYGAVSQLDPKTYMNPSVLAEADQSAHDGSHI
- a CDS encoding YeeE/YedE family protein, translated to MMIDLDNFTPLTALAGGGLIGLAAAILYTFNGRVLGASGITASALEGVIHSKARDGLSWRLAFLVGVIIGPLIYILMTGALPQNDYIAQDGRLIIAGLIVGLGTGYGSGCTSGHGICGLARFSKRSLAAVLTFMATGFITTFFINHLVGL
- a CDS encoding MBL fold metallo-hydrolase, translated to MTSNPEIHAFFDTTTNTISYIVHDPESLHCAIIDSVMDIDYAAGQISYTHADHLIRFITQKGWQLDWLIETHVHADHLSAAPYIQSQLGGKLGIGEGIKTVQSVFGKIFNEGTDFKRDGSQFDCLFKDGDTYKIGSLEVTAIHTPGHTPACMTHLIGDAAFVGDTLFMPDGGTARADFPGGDARALYRSIHRILSLPDETRLFMCHDYGPNGRDFIWQTTVQEQRRINIHVRDGITEDEFVDLRQKRDAGLDMPDLLIPSIQVNMRAGHFPEAEANGSIYLKVPISGIKN
- a CDS encoding DUF6691 family protein; its protein translation is MQLLVGLVSGLIFGLGLSVSGMLNPVKVSAFLDIAGAWDPSLALVMGGGLAVNLLAMWLLKKRTKPYFADEFSLPQSVAIDRPLLIGAALFGIGWALGGLCPGPAIAGLAYLSGDSLMFFIPMLAGLYLARFIASKS